The following nucleotide sequence is from Pseudofrancisella aestuarii.
TGAGATTTTTGAAGAAAATGAGACAGAAGTCAAAGCAGCTTTGAAAATTAAATCAGGCTTTGTGAAGTTGGATTTCTCTACTCATAATACAATGGTTCCAGATTCTAAAGTTGATCTTAAGCTTATGAATGGACCTTTTAAAAGCTTAAATGGTCATTGGACTTTTGAACCTATAGAAGAAAATAAGTCTTGTAGAGTTTCATTAGAAATGGATTTTGCTTTTGAAAATAAATTCGTTGAAATGGCTTTGGGACCTGTTTTTAAAGGTTTGGCTAATAAAATGTTAGATGCATTCTGTAAAAGAGCGGAAGAGGTTTATAGCTAATGAATAAGGTAGAAGTAATATACGCTCTTCCAAACGAACAAATATCTTTTTTTGTGGAGTTTGAAGAAAATATTACTGCTAAACAAGCTATAGAGAAATCTGGAATATTAGATAAGTATTCAGAGCTTGAGCTTGAGAATCTTAAATTAGGCGTTTATTCAGAGATAATTGACTTAAATGCAGAGCTTAAGCATAAGGATAGGCTAGAAATTTATAGAGAGCTAACTATCGATCCAAAACAGGCTCGTATGATAAGAGCTGAGCAAAAAAGAAAAAGAGAAGGTATAAAGCTTTTTGGAGCATGACACCGTATGATTTTGATTAAAAACTCTTTTTTTAGAAAAAATATACTACTAGTTATTTCTTTTTTCTTTTCTACTATTTGCTTTGCACAGAATAAAGATGTTGTACCAGTAAAAATACCTGGTGGAGCTATAAACTTAGTGGCAAAAGATGTTGATTCTATAGATTTTATCCCTATTGACTCGACCCTTTCATTTTCCTATAAAGGGAATGAATACTTTCTTGGATATACACATCCATCAGTAAATGAAAAATTATTAGAATATACTAAAAAAAATAATTTAAATGATGCTTTTAGAGAGCTAGTTATGAATAGGGATAATAAGTCAAAAGCATATAATATTTTTAGAATGGTTTGGGGTATAAATAAGGATTTTAGTAATATAAAGGTCTTAAAAGATGATAAAGACTATTTCGTTTTCATTGCAAAAGATTCTGGGGATCCGGGTTGGAATAAAGATGATGGAATAGATTCTCCTATTTCAAATAGATCTGTTTTAATATTTTGTGCTATGAGGAAATCGTGTATTAAGGGTTATGGTAAAGATATATCTAATTTATCAGATATATCATACTATCAGGACAAGCTTTTTAATGAGACTGTAGAACTAAATTTACCAGATAGTATTTTTTATAATGAGTAAAAAAGTTGCAATAATAGGTGCTGGCCTAGCAGGTTGTGCACTAGCTTATGAACTAAGTCAGCATAAAGATTTTTTAATTACTATCATTGATAAAAATTCTGATTTTGCCTCAGAAGCCTCTGGAAATTTTGCTGGGATATTAAGACCATACCTTACAAATGATAATAATTTCTCAGAGCAATTTCATACCTTGGGATATGAGATTCTTAATGATTACATCAAGAAAAATCAGGCTGATATAGAGATTTGCTCGAAAGGTGTTTTACATGTTTTATCCAATCCTAAAGAAGCACTAAGATATAGTAAAATATTTGCTAATAGGCAGATAAGTTCAGATCTGGCAGTTTTACTAGACAGTAAAGAGTCTTCTAAACTTCTAGGGAAGAAGATTGATCATGATTCAATATATTATCCAAATGCCTTATCTTTGATTCCTAAATCTTTATGTAAGATTTGGTTAAACTCTTCAGAAGCTAAGCTTAAATTAGATTCAGAATTAAAAACTATTAAGAAAACTCAAAATCAAAAGTGGTTATTACAGTTTCAAGACTATCAAGAAGAGTTTGATATTGTTATCTTTGCAGGGGCATATGAGTTATTTAATCAAATTGATTATTTGAAAAATATTCCAGTATATCCATCACAGGGGCAACTAACAGTTATTAAAGAATCTATTAATACTGATTTTACTATCATGGATAAAGGCTATCTTATTCCTCATTACCTAAATAATCTTCAGGTTGTTGGTGCAACTTTTAGAGAAAATAGCGATACTTCTGGAGAGGTTAGGGATTGTGATCACCAAGAAAATTTAAATCATATAAAAGAAATTTTCCCAGAAGAGTATATTCCTATGGAATCTATATTAGACTCAAGAGTTTCTACTAGATGTGTCACATCAGATCATCTACCTTTAGTAGGTAAACTAGTGGATTATGATTTATTTAGAGAGATGTTTTTTAAGCCATTATCTAAGGGCTACCCTAAAAATAAAATGCCTAATGTGATTTATGAAGAGGGTTTATATTTATCTTCAGGATTTGGTTCTAAAGGTATTTCATCATCATTACTTTCAGCAAAAATTATTTCTAATTTAATTAGATGTGATCGAAATATTATCTCAAATAAGCTTTTAGAAGCATTATCTCCACAAAGATTTTGGATAAGAGAATTTAAGAAATTTAAGAATTAAAATTTTTTGGTGTAAAAAAAAGGTTGTGTGAGGTGTTTTAGAGTGTTAGACTCAAAAAACACTTCAAAATTCTAGATTCTAGAAGAAGTGTAATTAAAGAGGTGCGTAAGTTATATCTCTAATGTTAGGTGCATAAACCCCGACGATCATTAGAAAAGATAGAACTTATGCCGAAAGATTACTCAGTTTATGATTGGTGATCTTGGTTCTGATATTGAAAGGTAGCAGAACTGTCATGTCGTTTAAAATGTGTGTCGACGTGGAGTGCTTTAGTTTGTGTATGTATTTCTCAAATTTTATGTTCTCTCGTCTGATATTGTAGCTATTAGAGAGGAGAGCTTATATGTCAGAAACAATTGTTGCCAAATTCGGTGGCACAAGTGTAGCAAATCAAGAAACTATTAGACAATGCGCGAATGTAGTTAATTCAGATAATAGAATAAAATTGGTAGTTGTTAGTGCTCAATCAGGCATTACAAATCTATTAATTCAATTAGCAAACAACAGTAGAGATAAGGCAAAAGTAGATGAAATTATAGGTCATATAGAGTCTATAATTAATCCTATATTGCAGTCTATTAACTCAGAGGATGTTACTTCTTCTGTAAGTGATATGATTGCTGAACTTAGAATGTTTGCAAATATGACTGCTTATTTTAGTGGTAAACAGTTGTCAGATTCAATCTTAGCTTTTGGAGAGGTGATTTCTTCTATTCTAGTTGCTAATGTTTTCAATCAAAATGGAATAAATGCTTATCATTTAGATTCAAGAAAGATCCTTAAAACGAATAGTAATTTCGGTTGTGCTAGTCCAGATTTAGGAGTTTTAGAAAATAATGCTATTGAGCATATCTCACCTAAAATAGATCAAGGATATGTTTGTATACTAGGTGGATTTATTGGTTCAGATGCTCATGGAAACACTACAACTTTAGGTAGAGGGTGTGGTGATTATTCTGCAGCTTTATATACTCAAGCTATAAAAGCAAATCAGCTAAAAATTTATACTGATGTAACTGGTATATATCAAGCTGACCCAAGGGTTGTACCTAGTGCAAGCTCTTTAGGGACACTAGGGTTTAGTGAGGCAGCAGAGTTAGCTACTTTTGGAGCTAAAGTTGTACATCCTAAAACCTTTTGGCCAGCCATGACTAGTAATTTTGATGTTTATATTGGTTCAACTTTTCAGCCAGAGCTTGGTGGTACTTTAATTACACAAAAAATGGATTCTAACAGAAACATCATAGCTGTAGCTGAAAGAAAAGATCAAACTTTACTAACGATAAAAAGCTTTAATATGTTTGGTTCCCAAGGTTTTCTAGTAAAGATTTTCAGTATTTTGGCTAACCATAATATTGCTGTTGATCTGGTTTCTACTAGTGAGGTAAATGTTGCAATTACTTTAGATAAACTAGGTAGTCACTCTATGGGTGATGACTTAGTAACTCCAGAGCTTTTAAAAGATTTAGAGTC
It contains:
- a CDS encoding type II toxin-antitoxin system RatA family toxin → MNTVNKSAVVNYTCHQMYTLVNDVRSYPEFLPMCYDIEIFEENETEVKAALKIKSGFVKLDFSTHNTMVPDSKVDLKLMNGPFKSLNGHWTFEPIEENKSCRVSLEMDFAFENKFVEMALGPVFKGLANKMLDAFCKRAEEVYS
- a CDS encoding RnfH family protein, translating into MNKVEVIYALPNEQISFFVEFEENITAKQAIEKSGILDKYSELELENLKLGVYSEIIDLNAELKHKDRLEIYRELTIDPKQARMIRAEQKRKREGIKLFGA
- the mnmC gene encoding FAD-dependent 5-carboxymethylaminomethyl-2-thiouridine(34) oxidoreductase MnmC, whose protein sequence is MSKKVAIIGAGLAGCALAYELSQHKDFLITIIDKNSDFASEASGNFAGILRPYLTNDNNFSEQFHTLGYEILNDYIKKNQADIEICSKGVLHVLSNPKEALRYSKIFANRQISSDLAVLLDSKESSKLLGKKIDHDSIYYPNALSLIPKSLCKIWLNSSEAKLKLDSELKTIKKTQNQKWLLQFQDYQEEFDIVIFAGAYELFNQIDYLKNIPVYPSQGQLTVIKESINTDFTIMDKGYLIPHYLNNLQVVGATFRENSDTSGEVRDCDHQENLNHIKEIFPEEYIPMESILDSRVSTRCVTSDHLPLVGKLVDYDLFREMFFKPLSKGYPKNKMPNVIYEEGLYLSSGFGSKGISSSLLSAKIISNLIRCDRNIISNKLLEALSPQRFWIREFKKFKN
- the lysC gene encoding lysine-sensitive aspartokinase 3 is translated as MSETIVAKFGGTSVANQETIRQCANVVNSDNRIKLVVVSAQSGITNLLIQLANNSRDKAKVDEIIGHIESIINPILQSINSEDVTSSVSDMIAELRMFANMTAYFSGKQLSDSILAFGEVISSILVANVFNQNGINAYHLDSRKILKTNSNFGCASPDLGVLENNAIEHISPKIDQGYVCILGGFIGSDAHGNTTTLGRGCGDYSAALYTQAIKANQLKIYTDVTGIYQADPRVVPSASSLGTLGFSEAAELATFGAKVVHPKTFWPAMTSNFDVYIGSTFQPELGGTLITQKMDSNRNIIAVAERKDQTLLTIKSFNMFGSQGFLVKIFSILANHNIAVDLVSTSEVNVAITLDKLGSHSMGDDLVTPELLKDLESIGNVNIKVENDLSLVSVVGSNLHQINGVSGELFSSLKDYNIRLFSHGASENSICMLVASKDAQKVVNNVYSSFFS